TGCAGTAAAGCATCTCAGGTCTCTCTTTCGTTATTTTTCTCTAAAATAGCTTTCCGGAATATTGTTTACGACATAATAGATGGCCTTTTGAATGCAGTTCCTGATGGCCTGTTCCATGGGGGTGTTTCTGAACATACTGAAGCTCACTGGCATGTCAAAATTACTGATTGGGACATTCGTTCCGAAAGTACCCTGCACTGATCTTGCGCTCCCTGGAATATGTTGAGCCGATAGCAACCTTCCTGTGGCCACATCCACTACCCTGATATCAATAGCCATATGGGCCTCATTTTGGGAAGCTCCCATCGCAAAAGGAACGTCGGGTATACTCATCCACATTGCGGTTCCCTGAGCTTCGGATTCAAATTCAGTTACTGCGCCATAGACCATGATACTGGCCACATCCATCTGCCCTGTAGAGATAGCGGTACCTCTCTTTGCCATGGCAGATCTGGATAGGGCCTGCTCTGCTGCCAGTCCTGAAATATCGATACGTTCCAGGACGATGAAATAGCCGCTGTTGTGAAGACCGGTCAGGAGCATTTCCCGCAAGCCGTCTCCAATGACCTGACCGGCAGTAGCGGCCTTCACCCGGAAATCTCCGACCACAACAGTGGCCTTGAGGCCATCCGGCCGGCCGGCAATTGGAACTGATATGCCCTTCAAAGCGTCGGCGAAACCAGCCTTGGCCAAATTCTGCCTAGCAGCCTGGCCTGTTTCCCCACCGGGGTCCAGTTCTGCCGCCTTTTGCCAGAATTTCTGTGCTTCGGCCATCCTTTTTTGCTTGGCAATGGCAGTCCCAAGGGTGATCAGGGCGTCTGGATTGTCGGGGCTGAATTTCAACGATTCTCTAAGAAATCTTTCAGCTTCGGCATATTTTCCTTTCTGAAAAAAACTCCATCCCAATCCGTAATAGATCCTACCGCCAAAAGCAAGCCGCTGATCAGGGGTGGCTACCTCGAGAGCCTCTTCATAGGCCTCAATCGCCTTTGAATAACTCTTCTTTTGACTATGGATGTCTCCCAATCTCATCCATACTGGGACGAGTTGGGGCTCCCGTTTAGCTGCAAGACGGTAGTATTTCCCTGCTTTCAGCCAGTCTCTCTGGTCAAAGTATATGTCTCCAAGGACAATATGGGCACTCGTATTGTCAGGATCAATTTCAAGCGCTTTTTCACAACTTTCTCTCGCTCGGGAATAATTCTGCAGCAATCTAAGAACAATGCCTAAATTGATCAAAATTTCCAGATTCGGTGGACCCACATCAAGGGCCTTACGGTAAGCAGCAACTGCCTCTGAAAACATATACCTGTTTTGATAGGTCTTGCCCAGATGTGTCCAGGCAAGCTGTACTTCTGGGTTGAGTTCAAGACCTTTTTCATAATATTTTCCGGCTTCTTGCCACTTCTTGACATCAAGATAAATGTCTCCCAGTGTGAAATAAGAAGGGGGATAATCAGGGGCAAGTTCAATGGCCCTGTCAAGGCTGGCTTTGGCTTCGGACTGCCTGCCCTGCTTCCGCAAACAGAGTGCAAGGGCGTGCAACATCCATGCTTGAGGTGGACCTAGTTCAATAGCCTTGTGGTAGGCTTCTGTCGCCTCTGATAACCTATTTTGTTTCCTGTAGAGGTCTCCCATGTTGCCCCAGGTAATTTGGTCATTTGGATCATCCTCAAGGGCAAGTCTGAAATATCTTTCGGCTTCTATAAAGTCATTTTCCGTGAGATAAATCGTCCCAAGATTCGATTTATAGGCTGAAATCTTCGGTGCAAGCTCGATCGCTCTTTTCAAGCTTCTTTTTGCAGCATCCAGATTTCCCTCTTCCTTCAGAATAAAGCCAAGGACTGAGTGTCCGTCAGCAGTATACGGAAAGTTTTTTGTCAGCGTTGCAGCCAGAGACTTTGCTCTAGATAAATCTTTGTCTACCAGGGCTTGGTTAATACGCATATGCAGGCATACATCCTCTGGAACTCTCCCCATTATCGCCACAACGGTTTGCGGCCTTCCGTGGCGTTCCATTACGAAACTCAGTTCCTGGCCAGGCCTGGTTTTTTTGAAAAACTCCATGAGCGCCTTGCTGTCATGCATTTTAACGCCATCGACAACCTTGATGATATCACCAACCTCAAATCCCGCCTGTTGTGCAGCTGAGTCAGCCTGCAACCTTTTTATCTCAATGCCTCCGTAATCAGACATATTCTCAATATCTGCCCCAAGCCAGCCCTGAGCGCAGGGGTCCTGTTCTGCTTTTTCGGAGGCTGAGTCCTTGACCGAAGCGAACTCTTCCTTTCTTGTCTGCGGTCTGGCACCAGGGGTGACCACGATATCCCTTTCCCAACCTTGGCGAACCACAGTCAGCGACAGTACTTCGCCCGATGGAAGCGATCTGACAAGGGGGACAAAGTCCTTGGCACGCCATATTTTGTGGCCCTTGCTGTAGGTGATGACATCTCCGATTCTTAGTCCGGCCTTGTCTGCAGGACCACCCCGGGTTACCGCTGTAATCCTAGCACCATGTCCGGGTTCCTCATATGGTGGTTGATCTACAACCTTCAGACCAAGCCACTTTTTCGCTGGCGCCTGGCGGTCCGTGAGCTTTATCTCCTTCAGCCACCCCCCTCTGGAGACTTTAAGCATCAGAGATCTTTCAGCTTCCATATCCCTCAGCATCTCGATTAGATCCACTGCACTGGTAATACGACAACCATCTGCCTCCAGAATGATGTCTCCTGACTTTATGCCGCCTCTGGCAGCAGGTGAATCCGGCACCACACTGACTATCTCGACACCTGAACCAGCGGTCCAATCTCTTACTTTCATCCCCCACTGGGCAGCAAGGCATGGCACTCCGGATGTCAAAAGGAGCACTAAAACCCATCCGCAAAAGAG
The Deltaproteobacteria bacterium genome window above contains:
- a CDS encoding tetratricopeptide repeat protein, with amino-acid sequence MKVRDWTAGSGVEIVSVVPDSPAARGGIKSGDIILEADGCRITSAVDLIEMLRDMEAERSLMLKVSRGGWLKEIKLTDRQAPAKKWLGLKVVDQPPYEEPGHGARITAVTRGGPADKAGLRIGDVITYSKGHKIWRAKDFVPLVRSLPSGEVLSLTVVRQGWERDIVVTPGARPQTRKEEFASVKDSASEKAEQDPCAQGWLGADIENMSDYGGIEIKRLQADSAAQQAGFEVGDIIKVVDGVKMHDSKALMEFFKKTRPGQELSFVMERHGRPQTVVAIMGRVPEDVCLHMRINQALVDKDLSRAKSLAATLTKNFPYTADGHSVLGFILKEEGNLDAAKRSLKRAIELAPKISAYKSNLGTIYLTENDFIEAERYFRLALEDDPNDQITWGNMGDLYRKQNRLSEATEAYHKAIELGPPQAWMLHALALCLRKQGRQSEAKASLDRAIELAPDYPPSYFTLGDIYLDVKKWQEAGKYYEKGLELNPEVQLAWTHLGKTYQNRYMFSEAVAAYRKALDVGPPNLEILINLGIVLRLLQNYSRARESCEKALEIDPDNTSAHIVLGDIYFDQRDWLKAGKYYRLAAKREPQLVPVWMRLGDIHSQKKSYSKAIEAYEEALEVATPDQRLAFGGRIYYGLGWSFFQKGKYAEAERFLRESLKFSPDNPDALITLGTAIAKQKRMAEAQKFWQKAAELDPGGETGQAARQNLAKAGFADALKGISVPIAGRPDGLKATVVVGDFRVKAATAGQVIGDGLREMLLTGLHNSGYFIVLERIDISGLAAEQALSRSAMAKRGTAISTGQMDVASIMVYGAVTEFESEAQGTAMWMSIPDVPFAMGASQNEAHMAIDIRVVDVATGRLLSAQHIPGSARSVQGTFGTNVPISNFDMPVSFSMFRNTPMEQAIRNCIQKAIYYVVNNIPESYFREK